One Brassica napus cultivar Da-Ae chromosome A1, Da-Ae, whole genome shotgun sequence genomic region harbors:
- the LOC106423787 gene encoding gibberellin-regulated protein 5-like, protein MTNSIKYVLLFLTLLSLLSVSNLVQASRGGGRLHPQDCRPKCNYRCSATSHKKPCMFFCLKCCSKCLCVPSGTYGNKQNCPCYNNWKTKEGRSKCP, encoded by the exons ATGACGAATTCTATTAAATATGTTCTTCTCTTCTTAACTTTGCTCTCTCTACTGTCAGTCTCCAACCTCGTTCAG GCTTCTCGTGGTGGTGGCAGACTCCATCCCCAAG ATTGCAGACCGAAGTGTAATTACCGTTGCTCGGCAACATCACACAAGAAGCCATGCATGTTCTTTTGCCTTAAGTGTTGTAGCAAATGTCTTTGCGTTCCTTCTGGCACTTATGGAAACAAGCAAAACTGCCCTTGTTACAACAATTGGAAGACCAAAGAAGGCCGTTCAAAATGTCCTTAA
- the LOC106383633 gene encoding uncharacterized protein LOC106383633 translates to MADRRDGNRYIGLTGRYKLESGTCNVCSAPCSSCVHRNAGSVLEESSGENSHGVVASQCSFNEGDLLRSSRLNLVHDTSSEHSESQEVVRSSNHQVKKSVLVESSTHSVIGMVGESGENIVLNKGEEPNTLAMSECESADSEPQEVDVKICDTCGDAGREDLLAICSRCSDGAEHTYCMRVMLKKVPAGDWLCEECKFAEQAEKQKRDKESKRKQESEANLNTQSSSKRPIDRPEAAPDAKRQAFEAPTGSPKKPVLPRLPTFSRETSFKRLEKTTRKLAHHSSFNSHSSDDTESTRSTDSQVQSPKACAGSLFKSKSFNSSSSRPKVRPVDDVMPKEGLSRKLGRSMSTRCIDVGSSGCNDSRVQGSKQLKDRSTEASGVDQKLISRGNSSSSYANSARDLKSLQSDGKEGSLTKKARHLSRNRLEDIVASVGDTHTNENSKDAVGSRRRSSLKDLSSQKIQTAEPAETSCSSGSNLSTTRNISEDVNKGNRLRAAVDAALRKKPSFGKNRGLEQSDLPSVSNVDSSCDRALQNFPSKVLRDWPVGLQGGQEIAVNRKQSTLAGADAMAAPQSLEPAVHLHSVKPVIRDLPVGLQRGHPNLNTDKQTIVVNRKHSTLAGTDAIAAPQSVEPVVHLHSVKPVMRDLPVGLQGGHPNLLTDKQAIAVNRKQSALTGADAMAAPQSVEPAVHLHSVKPVIRDFPVGLQRGHPNLQTDKQTIAVNRKQFPLASADAMAASQSVEPTVHFHSVKPVMSDLPGVDPSVLSTTSAIPEPEYIWQGEMEVRKSRNLSAMHCGMQAYLSTLASPKVAEVVNQFPVKVTLNEVPRLSTWPSQFQDIGAKEGHVALFFFAKDIVSYERSYKPLVDNMIQKDLALKGSLKGVELLIFASNQLPRNCQRWNMFFFLWGVFRGKNKKCSDPLKNKPLPASNVLPNMGRVFSTREGFYNENPSNRESLQSCMKEENAKEGEAGGGDSGAVEETEEGEIGSCPQLKDEKISGPRRVNSSDVNHNVDMDDLNSEGLCEGPANKKLKTGTGVETECNIFRRDTSGPRPREEENVIKKNPVATERIVFPLDLNDGKEEDTVMVDNNPRALGDDKNKQRPLGMVPNLELALGEDETTTTTGVLLPFMAGPSASEKHRSSNSQKAEEENAASLSLSLSFSSLEKEQQQQQQQRQQQNQRRVSGWEQKKQNVNTPMFLFRDFPDKSS, encoded by the exons ATG GCTGATAGAAGAGATGGGAATCGTTACATTGGTCTGACAGGTCGTTATAAATTGGAGTCTGGAACTTGTAATGTCTGCTCTGCTCCTTGTTCGTCTTGTGTGCATCGTAATGCGGGTTCAGTGTTAGAAGAGTCTTCGGGTGAAAACTCCCATGGTGTAGTGGCGAGCCAGTGTTCTTTCAACGAGGGAGATCTATTGCGTTCTTCTCGCCTTAATCTTGTTCATGATACTTCCTCTGAGCATTCTGAGAGTCAAGAAGTTGTAAGGTCTTCTAATCATCAAGTCAAGAAAAGTGTTTTAGTTGAAAGCTCTACGCACTCAGTAATTGGGATGGTTGGGGAATCGGGAGAGAATATTGTCTTAAATAAGGGAGAGGAACCAAACAcattagctatgtctgagtgtGAGAGTGCTGATTCTGAACCGCAGGAAGTTGAT GTGAAAATTTGTGACACTTGTGGAGATGCGGGCCGTGAGGATTTGCTTGCTATCTGCAGCAGATGCAGTGATGGTGCAGAACACAC CTATTGCATGCGAGTAATGCTTAAAAAAGTTCCAGCGGGTGATTGGCTTTGTGAAGAATGCAAGTTTGCTGAGCAAGCAGAAAAGCAGAAGCGAGACAAAG AATCTAAGAGAAAGCAAGAAAGTGAGGCAAATTTGAATACACAGAGCTCCAGCAAAAGGCCCATAGATAGACCTGAGGCAGCTCCAGATGCTAAAAGACAAGCATTTGAGGCTCCAACAGGTTCACCAAAAAAACCTGTTCTCCCCAGGTTGCCCACTTTTTCCCGGGAAACATCATTTAAGCGCTTAGAGAAGACAACGAGAAAGCTAGCTCATCACTCATCTTTCAATAGCCACTCCAGTGATGACACAGAAAGCACACGATCCACTGACTCACAGGTCCAATCTCCTAAAG CTTGTGCAGGCTCCCTTTTTAAGTCCAAGTCGTTTAATTCTTCGAGCTCTAGACCAAAAGTGAGACCAGTGGATGATGTTATGCCTAAGGAGGGGCTTTCTAGAAAATTAGGTAGATCAATGTCAACTAGATGTATAGACGTAGGGAGCTCTGGTTGCAATGACTCAAGAGTACAAGGTTCAAAGCAACTGAAAGATCGGAGTACAGAAGCATCCGGAGTCGATCAGAAGCTAATCTCACGTGGCAATTCGTCCAGTTCCTATGCAAATAGTGCACGTGATTTGAAGAGTTTGCAGTCTGATGGTAAAGAAGGTAGCTTGACAAAGAAAGCCAGACATCTAAGTCGAAACCGCCTGGAAGATATAGTTGCTTCTG TGGGGGATACACATACGAATGAAAATAGCAAAGACGCTGTTGGTAGTCGCCGAAGGTCATCTTTAAAAGACCTGTCATCTCAAAAAATTCAGACAGCCGAACCTGCTGAGACTTCATGTTCCTCTGGAAGCAATCTCTCTACCACGCGAAACATTAGCGAGGATGTTAATAAAGGCAATAGGTTGCGAGCAGCGGTCGATGCTGCTCTCCGAAAAAAGCCTAGTTTCGGGAAGAACCGTGGTTTGGAGCAGTCTGATTTGCCGTCAGTGTCTAATGTGGATTCTAGTTGCGATAGGGCTCTTCAAAATTTTCCCTCGAAGGTGCTGAGAGATTGGCCTGTGGGATTGCAAGGAGGGCAGGAGATtgcagtaaatagaaaacaGTCTACACTCGCTGGTGCTGATGCAATGGCTGCTCCTCAATCTCTAGAGCCTGCAGTTCATTTACATTCGGTAAAGCCGGTTATTAGAGATTTGCCTGTGGGATTGCAAAGAGGGCATCCAAATTTAAATACCGACAAGCAGACGATTGTAGTAAATAGAAAACATTCTACACTGGCTGGTACTGATGCAATTGCTGCTCCTCAATCTGTAGAGCCTGTAGTTCATTTACATTCTGTAAAGCCGGTCATGAGAGATCTGCCGGTGGGATTGCAAGGAGGGCATCCAAATTTACTGACAGACAAGCAGGCGATtgcagtaaatagaaaacaGTCTGCACTCACTGGTGCTGATGCAATGGCTGCTCCTCAATCTGTAGAGCCTGCAGTTCATTTACATTCTGTAAAGCCGGTCATTAGAGATTTTCCTGTGGGTTTGCAAAGAGGGCATCCAAATTTACAGACAGACAAGCAGACGATTGCAGTAAATAGAAAGCAGTTTCCACTCGCTAGTGCTGATGCAATGGCTGCTTCTCAATCTGTAGAGCCTACGGTTCATTTTCATTCTGTAAAGCCTGTCATGAGTGATTTGCCTGGGGTTGACCCATCTGTTCTGTCGACAACCTCAGCCATCCCAGAGCCTGAATACATTTGGCA AGGGGAGATGGAGGTGCGGAAAAGCAGAAATCTATCGGCAATGCATTGTGGAATGCAAGCGTATCTATCAACATTAGCATCACCTAAGGTTGCTGAAGTGGTGAACCAGTTTCCAGTAAAAGTGACCTTGAATGAAGTACCCAGGCTAAGTACATGGCCTTCGCAGTTTCAAGATATAGGTGCTAAGGAAGGCCATGTGGCTCTTTTCTTCTTTGCCAAGGACATCGTGAG TTATGAGAGAAGTTACAAGCCCCTAGTAGATAACATGATCCAGAAAGATTTAGCTCTAAAAGGAAGCCTCAAGGGTGTTGAGCTTTTGATTTTTGCCTCCAATCAGCTTCCTCGGAACTGTCAGC GTTGGAACATGTTCTTTTTCCTTTGGGGTGTGTTTCGAGGAAAAAACAAGAAATGTTCTGATCCACTCAAGAACAAACCTCTTCCGGCGTCTAATGTTTTGCCAAATATGGGGAGAGTGTTTTCTACACGTGAGGGCTTTTACAATGAAAATCCAAGCAACAGAGAGTCCTTGCAATCGTGCATGAAG GAGGAGAATGCTAAAGAGGGTGAAGCGGGCGGTGGAGATAGTGGAGCGGTGGAAGAAACTGAGGAAGGAGAGATAGGTTCTTGCCCACAGTTGAAGGATGAGAAGATTTCAG GGCCTAGGAGAGTAAATTCATCTGACGTGAACCATAATGTGGACATGGATGATCTGAATAGTGAAGGGTTGTGTGAAGGACCAGCGAATAAAAAGCTGAAGACAGGCACAGGAGTAGAAACCGAATGTAACATATTTAGGAGGGATACATCTGGTCCCCGTCCCCGTGAGGAGGAAAATGTGATCAAGAAGAACCCAGTTGCAACGGAAAGGATCGTGTTCCCTTTGGATTTGAATGATGGAAAGGAAGAGGATACTGTAATGGTAGACAATAATCCAAGAGCACTAGGCGATGACAAGAACAAACAAAGACCACTCGGTATGGTCCCAAATCTTGAGCTGGCTCTAGGAGAGGATGAAACTACTACAACCACAGGAGTCCTTTTGCCCTTCATGGCTGGACCTAGCGCCAGTGAAAAACATAGAAGTAGCAATAGCCAGAAGGCAGAAGAAGAGAATGCAGCTTCTCTCTCACTATCCTTGTCCTTCTCATCCTTGGAGaaggaacaacaacaacaacaacaacaaagacaaCAGCAGAA
- the LOC106423844 gene encoding probable inactive receptor kinase At3g02880, whose protein sequence is MNRSISSFSLIFLLYLAAVTSDLDSDRRALLTLRSSVRGRTLLWNTSASSPCTWHGVNCLAGRVTSLRLPGTGLLGSLPNESIGNLTQLQTLSLRFNSLSGPIPSDFSNLVLLRYLYLQGNAFSGEIPAFLFTLPNLIRINLGENRFSGRIPSNVNSAPRLVTLYLERNQLTGSIPEITLSLQQFNVSSNQLNGSIPDSLSGFPVTVFEGNSLCGKPLQSCAVSPPSKDSDGLSTAAIVGIVIGCVVGLLLLLLVLFCLCRKRKTEENAPPRNVEAAPVAAAAATTSSTAAVIPKETAAAAESGVVSKDLIFFVKSFGEFDLDGLLKASAEVLGKGSVGSSYKASFDHGLVVAVKRLRDVVVPEKDFRERMQVLGSMSHPNLVTLIAYYFSRDEKLLVFEYMSRGSLSALLHGNKGSGRTPLNWETRAGIALGAARAISYLHSRDSTTSHGNIKSSNILLSNSYEAKVSDYGLAPIISSTSAPNRIDGYRAPEVTDARKISQKADVYSFGVLILELLTGKSPTQQQLNEEGVDLPRWVQSVTDQQSTSDVFDPELTRYESEGNENIIRLLKIGLSCTAQYPDSRPSMADVTRLIEEVSHSSGSPNPVSD, encoded by the exons ATGAACCGATCCATCTCCTCCTTCTCCCTCATCTTCCTCCTCTACCTCGCGGCGGTTACTTCCGACCTCGACTCCGACCGTCGAGCCTTACTCACCCTCCGCAGCAGCGTCCGCGGCCGTACGCTCCTATGGAACACGAGCGCCTCCTCTCCTTGCACCTGGCACGGAGTCAACTGCCTCGCGGGTCGGGTCACTTCCCTCCGGTTACCCGGAACCGGTTTACTCGGCTCCTTACCAAACGAATCAATCGGGAACTTGACTCAGCTCCAGACTCTCTCCCTCCGGTTCAACTCCCTCTCCGGCCCGATCCCGTCCGACTTCTCCAACCTCGTCCTCCTCCGTTACTTGTATCTCCAAGGCAACGCCTTCTCCGGCGAGATTCCCGCGTTTTTATTTACTCTTCCGAATTTAATCAGAATTAATTTAGGGGAGAATAGGTTCTCGGGGAGGATCCCGAGTAATGTGAATTCCGCGCCTCGGTTGGTTACGCTCTACTTGGAGAGGAACCAGCTCACGGGTTCGATCCCCGAGATCACACTCTCTCTCCAGCAGTTTAATGTTTCTTCCAATCAGTTAAACGGTTCGATTCCGGATTCGCTGTCGGGCTTTCCCGTAACCGTTTTCGAAGGGAACAGTCTCTGTGGGAAGCCGTTACAGTCTTGCGCCGTTTCTCCGCCGTCTAAAGACAGCGACGGGTTATCAACGGCAGCTATCGTCGGGATTGTGATCGGGTGCGTTGTCGGATTGTTACTACTTCTCTTGGTTCTGTTCTGTCTCTGTAGGAAGAGAAAGACGGAGGAGAATGCTCCGCCGCGAAACGTCGAAGCAGCTCCcgtcgccgccgccgccgctaCGACTTCCTCCACCGCCGCGGTTATACCGAAGGaaacggcggcggcggcggagagCGGTGTGGTGAGTAAAGACTTGATCTTTTTCGTGAAGTCTTTCGGGGAATTCGATTTGGATGGGTTGTTGAAGGCTTCGGCTGAGGTTCTTGGGAAAGGATCTGTTGGGTCTTCGTATAAGGCGAGCTTTGATCATGGTTTGGTGGTTGCTGTGAAGCGGTTGAGAGACGTTGTGGTGCCTGAGAAAGACTTCAGAGAGAGGATGCAGGTTTTGGGATCGATGAGTCATCCTAATCTAGTGACTTTGATCGCTTACTACTTTAGCCGTGACGAGAAGCTTCTTGTCTTTGAGTACATGTCTAGAGGAAGCTTGTCTGCTCTCTTGCACG GGAACAAAGGAAGCGGGAGGACTCCGTTGAACTGGGAGACCAGAGCCGGTATAGCATTGGGAGCTGCGAGAGCGATTAGTTACTTACATTCGCGTGATTCGACTACTTCTCATGGAAACATCAAGTCTTCGAACATTCTCTTGTCTAACTCCTATGAAGCTAAGGTCTCTGATTACGGTCTAGCGCCTATCATTAGCTCCACGTCTGCGCCTAACCGTATCGATGGCTACCGTGCCCCTGAAGTTACTGACGCTCGCAAAATCTCTCAGAAAGCTGATGTTTACAGCTTTGGTGTCCTAATACTTGAGCTACTCACAG GGAAGTCTCCAACACAGCAGCAACTGAACGAGGAAGGTGTAGATTTGCCAAGATGGGTCCAATCTGTTACTGATCAACAATCAACGTCTGATGTGTTTGATCCAGAGCTCACAAGGTACGAATCAGAGGGCAATGAGAACATTATCCGGCTCTTGAAGATCGGTCTGAGCTGTACGGCTCAGTATCCTGATAGTCGTCCTTCCATGGCCGATGTTACCAGACTCATCGAGGAGGTTTCACATTCATCAGGCTCTCCAAACCCGGTATCTGATTGA